The Sinomonas sp. P10A9 genome includes a window with the following:
- a CDS encoding VOC family protein, with amino-acid sequence MEMRLEVVQVPVADVDRSKSFYVETLGFALDHDVEHIPGMRVVQLTPPGSAASIVIGTGMTSMRPGSLEGLQLVAPDLGTVRTQLLERGADISEIQDMGGVQFAHFADPDGNRWVIQGATPPDLRAAHVD; translated from the coding sequence ATGGAGATGCGTCTTGAAGTCGTGCAGGTGCCCGTGGCTGATGTCGATAGGTCGAAGTCGTTCTACGTAGAGACGCTGGGTTTCGCCCTTGACCACGACGTCGAGCACATCCCCGGAATGCGTGTGGTCCAGCTGACGCCCCCGGGCTCCGCTGCCTCGATCGTCATTGGAACGGGGATGACGAGCATGAGACCCGGAAGTCTCGAGGGGCTGCAGCTCGTAGCGCCCGATCTGGGCACAGTCCGCACCCAGCTCCTCGAGCGTGGTGCGGACATCAGCGAGATCCAGGATATGGGCGGGGTTCAGTTCGCCCACTTCGCTGACCCGGATGGCAACCGTTGGGTCATCCAGGGCGCAACGCCTCCTGATCTCAGGGCCGCCCACGTGGACTGA
- a CDS encoding zinc-dependent alcohol dehydrogenase family protein → MRAWWVDVPGPAGGSPGPLAFGERPDPVPGPGEILVRVSVCGVCRTDLHLAEGDLAPKRHGVIPGHEAVGRVEALGPEAHRFEPGQRVGIAWLRSTCGTCRFCLSGRENLCEAPRFTGWDDDGGYAELAVVREDFAYRIPDAFSDREAAPLLCSGIIGYRALQRAAMPDGGRLGIYGFGGSAHLTAQLAMHRGATVYVMTRAPEARELALELGAAWAGGADEEPPEKLDSAILFAPVGTLVPPALRALDRGGTLAVAGIHLSDIPALNYQEHLFEERQLRSVTANTRSDGEEFFRLTAEIPIRATTVPYAFEDADRALADLAADRITGAAVLEVTSGSAAV, encoded by the coding sequence ATGCGCGCATGGTGGGTGGACGTCCCGGGCCCGGCGGGCGGGAGCCCCGGCCCGCTGGCCTTCGGCGAGAGGCCCGACCCCGTGCCCGGGCCGGGGGAGATCCTCGTGCGGGTCTCCGTCTGCGGCGTCTGCCGCACGGACCTGCATCTCGCCGAAGGAGACCTCGCCCCGAAGCGGCATGGCGTCATCCCCGGGCACGAGGCCGTGGGCCGCGTGGAGGCCCTCGGCCCCGAAGCCCATCGGTTCGAGCCAGGCCAGCGCGTCGGGATCGCGTGGCTGCGCAGCACGTGCGGCACGTGCCGCTTCTGCCTCTCGGGCCGCGAGAACCTCTGCGAAGCACCTCGGTTCACGGGGTGGGACGACGACGGCGGGTACGCGGAGCTCGCCGTCGTGCGCGAGGACTTCGCGTACCGGATCCCGGACGCGTTCAGCGACCGCGAGGCCGCTCCGCTGCTGTGCTCCGGGATCATCGGCTACCGGGCGCTGCAGCGCGCCGCGATGCCCGACGGCGGCAGGCTGGGCATCTACGGGTTCGGCGGCAGCGCGCACCTCACCGCGCAGCTCGCGATGCACCGCGGAGCCACGGTGTACGTCATGACCCGGGCGCCCGAGGCCAGGGAACTCGCGCTCGAGCTCGGCGCCGCGTGGGCTGGCGGCGCGGATGAGGAGCCGCCCGAGAAACTCGACTCGGCCATCCTCTTCGCGCCCGTCGGCACGCTCGTTCCGCCCGCGCTCCGCGCCCTCGATCGCGGCGGAACCCTCGCCGTCGCAGGCATCCATCTGAGCGACATCCCGGCACTGAACTACCAGGAGCACCTGTTCGAGGAGCGGCAGCTGCGCAGCGTCACCGCCAACACGCGCTCCGACGGCGAGGAGTTCTTCCGCCTGACCGCCGAGATCCCGATCCGCGCCACGACGGTGCCCTACGCGTTCGAGGACGCCGACCGGGCGCTCGCGGATCTCGCCGCGGACAGGATCACCGGCGCGGCCGTCCTCGAGGTCACATCAGGAAGCGCCGCTGTGTAA